One Triticum dicoccoides isolate Atlit2015 ecotype Zavitan chromosome 4B, WEW_v2.0, whole genome shotgun sequence genomic window carries:
- the LOC119294827 gene encoding uncharacterized protein LOC119294827 — protein sequence MALHCAAAASVSPSTGPCPLPRQHHRQRALWRSPFQPQRPHSLASAQGPARLACGARRRVRHEEEEEDEEEYGHNEEMARLEAYSEGARDLALLVTAAVDGDLESVLVFKGFSSSLSGRTAPDPAMSVLPERAVIQSVDVVKGPFDPNNIEYLEKDLPWEEFKSRLQ from the exons ATGGCGTTGCACTGCGCTGCCGCCGCCAGCGTCTCGCCGTCCACCGGCCCGTGCCCCCTGCCTCGGCAGCACCACCGCCAGCGCGCGCTCTGGCGCTCCCCGTTCCAGCCGCAGCGGCCACACAGCCTAGCTTCTGCCCAAGGCCCTGCCCGGTTGGCGTGCGGCGCCAGGAGGCGGGTGAggcacgaggaagaggaggaggacgaggaggagtacGGGCACAACGAGGAGATGGCGCGGCTGGAGGCCTACAGCGAGGGGGCGCGCGACCTGGCCCTCCTCGTCACGGCCGCCGTCGACGGCGACCTCGAGTCCGTGCTCGTCTTCAAG GGCTTCTCGTCGAGCCTGAGCGGGAGGACGGCGCCGGACCCGGCCATGAGCGTGCTCCCGGAGCGGGCCGTCATACAGTCCGTCGACGTGGTGAAGGGCCCGTTCGACCCCAACAACATCGAGTACCTCGAGAAGGATCTGCCATGGGAAGAATTCAAGAGCCGCCTCCAATAG
- the LOC119292467 gene encoding NADH dehydrogenase [ubiquinone] iron-sulfur protein 1, mitochondrial-like, with translation ARALRHSKPYLPSSRGASCRWISSTPAAGSPEAGAAVAPADPELPPPREPVGGARVELPPNPEDALEVFVDGHAVRIPKGFSVLQACEVAGVDIPRFCYHSRLSIAGNCRMCLVEVEKSPKPVASCAMPALPGMKIKTDTPIAKKAREGVMEFLLMNHPLDCPICDQGGECDLQDQSMAFGADRGRFTDMKRSVVDKNLGPLVKTVMTRCIQCTRCVRFASEVAGVQDLGMLGRGSGEEIGTYVGKLMTSELSGNVIDICPVGALTSKPFAFKARNWEMKGTETIDVTDAVGSNIRVDSRGPEVMRIVPRLNEDINEEWISDKTRFCYDGLKRQRLNDPMIRGPDGRFKAVTWRDAIAVVAEVLNQVKPEEITGVAGKLSDAESMMALKDFVNKMGSDKVLCEGNGPNPPADIRSNYLMNTSIAGLEKADVFLLVGTQPRVEAAMVNARIQKTVRATQAKVGYIGPPADFNYDTWHLGTGPDTLVEIAEGRHPFCSILKSAKNPVIIAGAGLFEREDQGAVFSTIETVAKKFNVTRPDWNGLNVLLLHAAQAAALDLGLVANPTESVKSAKFLYLMGADDVNLDNLPADAFVVYQGHHGDKAVYRANVILPSSAFSEKEGTYENTEGCTQWTIPAVPTVGDARDDWKIVRALSEVAGAPLPYDSVTAVRSRISMVAPNLVRVDEREPSVISAEVKPPVKQQVSPAPFKAAVENFYMTDAITRASKIMAQCSATLLKK, from the exons GCGCGGGCGCTGCGCCACTCGAAGCCGTACCTGCCGTCGTCGCGCGGCGCGTCCTGCCGCTGGATCTCGTCGACGCCCGCCGCGGGCTCGCCCGAGGCCGGCGCGGCCGTGGCGCCCGCCGACCCGGAGCTGCCCCCGCCGCGGGAGCCCGTCGGCGGGGCCCGCGTCGAGctgccgcccaacccggaggacGCGCTCGAGGTGTTCGTCGACGGCCACGCCGTGCGGATCCCCAAGGGCTTCTCCGTGCTCCAGGCCTGCGAGGTCGCCGGCGTCGACATCCCGCGCTTCTGCTACCACAGCCGCCTCTCCATCGCCGGCAACTGCCGCATGTGCCTCGTCGAGGTCGAGAAGTCGCCCAAGCCCGTCGCCTCCTGCGCCATGCCCGCCCTCCCAG GGATGAAGATTAAGACCGACACACCAATTGCGAAGAAGGCAAGGGAGGGAGTCATGGAGTTCTTGTTGATGAACCATCCGCTGGATTGCCCAATCTGCGATCAGGGTGGGGAGTGCGATCTCCAGGATCAGTCCATGGCCTTTGGGGCTGACCGTGGTCGCTTCACCGATATGAAGAGGTCGGTTGTGGATAAGAATTTGGGCCCTCTGGTGAAGACGGTGATGACCCGTTGCATCCAGTGCACAAG GTGTGTCAGGTTTGCATCTGAGGTTGCTGGTGTTCAGGACCTGGGTATGTTAGGCCGTGGCAGTGGTGAAGAAATCGGAACATATGTGGGGAAACTTATGACAAGTGAACTATCTGGAAACGTTATTGATATCTGCCCCGTTGGAGCTCTTACATCCAAGCCATTTGCATTTAAAGCTAGGAACTGGGAGATGAAGGGCACTGAGACTATTGATGTTACTGATGCAGTAGGGTCCAACATACGTGTTGACAGCAGAGGTCCTGAAGTTATGCGCATTGTTCCTCGTCTCAATGAG GATATCAACGAAGAATGGATATCTGACAAAACACGGTTTTGTTATGATGGTTTGAAGAGGCAAAGACTAAACGACCCTATGATTCGTGGTCCTGATGGCAGGTTCAAGGCAGTGACATGGCGTGATGCTATTGCGGTTGTTGCTGAGGTTTTGAATCAAGTCAAGCCAGAAGAAATTACCGGAGTCGCTGGCAAACTTTCTGATGCAGAATCCATGATGGCGCTGAAAGATTTTGTTAATAAAATGGGTTCGGATAAGGTGCTCTGCGAGGGGAATGGTCCGAATCCACCAGCAGATATTCGATCAAACTACCTAATGAATACTAGCATTGCTGGTCTTGAGAAAGCTGATGTCTTCCTTTTGGTTGGCACACAG CCAAGGGTGGAAGCTGCTATGGTGAACGCAAGGATTCAGAAGACTGTTAGAGCAACACAAGCAAAGGTGGGCTACATTGGTCCTCCAGCAGACTTCAACTATGACACTTGGCATCTTGGCACAGGGCCAGATACCCTTGTCGAGATCGCTGAGGGCCGACATCCTTTCTGTTCAATACTGAAGTCTGCAAAGAACCCAGTAATCATCGCTGGAGCTGGGTTATTTGAACGAGAAGACCAAGGTGCTGTGTTCTCAACAATTGAAACTGTTGCCAAGAAGTTCAATGTGACGAGACCGGACTGGAACGGCCTTAATGTCCTATTGCTCCATGCTGCACAGGCCGCAGCTCTTGATCTGGGCCTCGTTGCTAATCCCACCGAGAGCGTCAAGTCTGCAAAGTTCCTTTACCTGATGGGAGCCGACGATGTAAACTTGGACAACCTCCCAGCGGATGCATTTGTTGTTTACCAGGGGCACCATGGTGACAAGGCCGTGTACAGGGCCAATGTTATTCTGCCGTCCTCAGCATTTAGCGAGAAAGAAGGCACCTATGAGAACACCGAGGGATGCACCCAGTGGACCATCCCAGCTGTCCCCACGGTTGGTGATGCCAGGGATGACTGGAAGATCGTCCGTGCTCTTTCCGAGGTTGCCGGGGCTCCACTGCCTTACGACAGCGTCACAGCTGTGAGGAGCCGGATCAGCATGGTGGCCCCAAACCTTGTGCGCGTCGACGAGAGGGAGCCGTCGGTGATCTCTGCCGAGGTGAAGCCTCCGGTGAAGCAGCAAGTGAGCCCTGCCCCATTCAAAGCTGCCGTGGAGAACTTCTACATGACCGACGCGATCACGCGGGCTTCCAAGATCATGGCTCAGTGCAGCGCAACCTTGTTGAAGAAGTGA